The genomic region ATAGAGACGATATGAGGGGAAGTAAAGGTCGCAACTTTTTTGTCATGCCCCATAAATAACTCCCTCATAAAAGCAATGGTAGATCCTTTTCCATTAGTTCCTGTTACGTGGATAATAGGATAAGACTTCTCGGGATTCCCCAACAAATCCACCGCTTGTTGCATTCGGCCCAAACCTGATCGAAAATTCAAACCAATCCGACTATGAAGCCATTCTTCTACTTCAAACATATACATCTCCTTAATTACAGGTTCAATCAACTGCCTCAATAAAGTCTCATAACTAACAAAAACGAGGCCAGGATTTTCGTCCCGACCTCTTACCTGGTTAGCTAATAACTAGCTACTATGAATATTAGCTTGGGGTAAAACATCCACTGGATGTGCCTGCGTTTCTAATTTCTAGCGCAGTGCTAAACACGTCCACTGGACGTGTTTACTCCTCCATAAAGCTGTTGAAGACTTCTTCAATCATGTTCCATTCGTCTTCTGAGTCTTCTGGGATTGGTTGCAATTCGCCTTCTGTTCCATCTTCGTTTTCGATGAATGAGTAAGCTTGGATTTCAACTTGTCCGTCTTCGTCTTCTTCTGCGTTAACTGGTACTAGAAGAACATAGTTTTTACCAAATTCTTCTTTTCCGTCAATGGTCAAAAGGATTTCAAACAAGGTTTCATTTCCTTGTTCATCTACTAGTGTGATTAGTTCACGTTCTTCGTGGTCGTGGTTATGATCGTGTGACATAGCCTCTCCTTTATATTAAAATTTTCTATCTAAATAGTTTTGTAAAATCAGCTGAGCTGCTAACTTATCAATGACTTTTTTGCGCTTATTGCGACTAATATCTGCTTGTTCAATCAACATGCGCTCTGCGGCAACTGTTGTCAAGCGTTCATCTTGATAGTCTACTGGTAAACCAAAAA from Streptococcus mitis NCTC 12261 harbors:
- a CDS encoding DUF1292 domain-containing protein, which encodes MSHDHNHDHEERELITLVDEQGNETLFEILLTIDGKEEFGKNYVLLVPVNAEEDEDGQVEIQAYSFIENEDGTEGELQPIPEDSEDEWNMIEEVFNSFMEE